One Leptospira barantonii genomic window, TTTTGGTGCAGTCGTAAGAATGGATACACTTCTTCGAGTAGAAAATCAATCCTCTGCTCCCGTTCGTGTTCAGATTTATGATAATTCAACTTGTAATACCGGATCCAGTGCGGTTAAAACTGGAATGCCTGTTTACTATGATTTTGGAACAGTTGCCGCAAACTCCAAATCGGATAAAATCCTTTCTCTACCGTTCAGCTCTAATCTTCAATACACTCAAGTTACTATGTATGTTCAATTTACAGTGACCTGCAATTTTCCTCTTCCCAATCAATTTGATACAAGTTCACTTTCAAATGCGAAAGGTTATGTGCTTCAAATTAAACCGGCATCCGGCGGAGGAAATTATTTAGAAGTAGATCCTCGTAGCGGATTTTATTCTTATCCAAATTGGTAACAATTCAACATTCATTCTCATCTGAATTCTTAAATTGATAAGAATGGATATCGAATTTGAAAAATTTAATTCATGATTCATTCTTATATTAGATTAATTGCAAAATCTATTCATAAATGAGAACCCACTACGGCGATATTCAATCCTTTCTTAAATTGAGTCTCTCATTCGTTTAACCGACTTGAATCTTCAAGCCGTCGTCCTTGCTTCCGAGATCGCCGAGACCGGAGTGACCGGTAAACGCGATCAGAAGCGTAAAGGTCCCTACTCTTCCCATAAACATCAAGGCGATGTAGAGATATTTTTCGACGTCGTTCGTATAAGCGGTCATTCCCAAACTCAAACCGACCGTACCGAATGCCGACATCACTTCAAAAAAGATCGTTTCGATTCCGTGTTTGTTTCCGTTGGCGAGGGAGATCAAAAACATAAAAACGACGAGAGATAACGTGGCTAAAAAGTAGATCCGAGTGGAGATCGCCACGGAATTTTTGGAAACGTCTTCTCCCCAAGCCTGAACTCTCGCTTGAGGACTAATTACGTTTTTCAAATATAAGATTAATATAAAGAACGTTGTGATCTTGATACCACCCGCGGCTCCTTGCGGTCCGCCCCCGATGAACATCAAAGAACAAAGAAGCACGTAAGTCGCGCTTCGTATCTCTGTGATGTCGAACGTATTGAACCCCGCGGTTCTCGAAGAGACTGAAAGAAAGAAAGAATTGAAAAGTTTCTCGGTGAAACCCATCTTACCGATCGTTTCCACGTTGTTGTATTCGATTAACAAAATCGAAATTCCCCCGATGTGAATCAGAAGCAAGGAACCCAAAACGATAATCGCCATCTGCATACGATTCGCGTCTCCGAACAATTCCTTTCTATACACTTCGAGACGTTCTTCCAATCGTACAGAAGTTGCGATCACAAAGATATACCATCCGGGAGGATCTTCTCCGAGAAGAACGGTTCTTCTCATCATAAACGTTTCGGTGACGGCTTCCACCTTTCCCATAAACTTCTGGATGATTTCCAAAATCGATTTCTCGATAAAGATGATCACCGGAAAACCGATCCCGCCCATCACGATCAAAAATTGAATGATGAGCAAACACAACGGGTCCTTCGCTAAAAAACTAAGATCGTCTACGACGGAAAAACCCGCGTTGTTGAACGCGGAGATCGAAGTGAACACGCTCAAAAACAATCGACTCGGAGTCCCGGGAAGACGATCCGTCTCCGGCATACAAAAATAAAGAAGAGTGGCTCCGACCGCTTCGATCGAAAGAGAAATATTAAAAAGGGAAATCAACATTCTTCTTACGTAAGAAGCTTCGGCCTCGGTTTTCTTTTTTCCGGGAGCAAGAACACCCGAATGTTGATCGGATTTTTTATCCCTCAATCTTCTCGCGAGATGCGCGTCCGTGGCCTCGTAAACAAAAGAAGCGAGTCGAGTACTTCGGGACAAACCGCGAACGACCAAAACCCCGATCAAAACCGTAAACGTGATGATTCCCAATCCACCGATCTGAATCAGAAACATCATAATCAACTGAGTAGAACGTTGTAATTCCGACAAAAGTACCGGAGAAAGCCCCGTGACACAAATGGACGAGGTCGCGATGTAAAGGGAATTCGTATAAGACAAACGTCCGGATTCGGAAACGTAAATTCCGAAAGAACCCGCCAAAATGGCCATCGCAAAACCCAAACAAAGGGTTCTGGCAACCGACAACAAAAGAAACGCCTTTGCAATGCGGTTTACATTTCTTTTAATCAGTTTGAGCGGATACATACGGAAGAATGCAAAAGATCATCATTTTTCCAAATCCTTCCGACGCAAATGAAAAACGATCTCCATCGAGTTGATTCGCCGATTTGAGTTTACAAATCCGCTCTTTTTTGGAATCTGGTAAATTGAGGGACTTTTTCCAAAGCTCCCCATCGGTGATTTCACCGAACGTATTTGCAATCTTTTATAAGAGGATGGGCCATGAGCACTGCTGTAGCCGAATTCAAACCGAGCGAAAAACTCATTAAAACCAGAAACATTGGGATTTCTGCCCATATCGATTCTGGGAAAACGACCCTTACCGAAAGAATTCTGTTCTATACGAACAAAATTCACGCCATTCACGAAGTTCGTGGAAAGGACGGAGTCGGTGCGAAAATGGACAGTATGGACCTCGAAAGAGAAAGAGGGATTACCATCCAGTCCGCGGCGACTTATTGCCAATGGAAAGATCATACGATCAACATCATCGATACACCGGGTCACGTCGACTTCACCGTAGAAGTGGAACGCTCCCTTCGGGTATTGGATTCCGCTATTCTCGTTCTTTGCGGGGTTGCGGGGGTTCAATCTCAATCGATCACAGTTGACCGTCAGATGAGACGTTACAACGTTCCTCGCGTTGCTTTTATCAACAAACTCGACAGAACGGGCGCAAACCCTTTCCGCGTGATCGATCAGTTAAAAGAAAAACTGAAACACAACGCCGTTCCGGTCCAAATTCCAATCGGTCTTGAAAACGACCTGAAAGGAATCGTGGATCTCGTCAAAATGAAAGCCTTCTATTTCGAAGGTAAAGACGGTATGGACATCCAAGAAAGAGAAATTCCGGATGATCTGAAAGAACTCGCTCAAAAGAAACACGAAGAACTTTTGGACGCGGCTTCTATGTTCTCCGACGAATTGACCGAAGCTCTTCTTGAAGGAACTCCTACCGAAGAGATGATCAAAAAGGCGATCCGTACCGGTACAATCGAACTTAAAATGACCCCCGTATTTATGGGTTCCGCTTTCAAGAACAAAGGCGTTCAGAAACTTCTGGACGGAGTTTTGGATTATCTTGCAAGCCCTGTGGACGTTAAGAACAAGGCTCTGGACCAAAACAACAACGAAGAGATGATCGTTCTTGAATCCAATTTCGAGAAACCTTTAGTTTGTCTCGCGTTCAAACTCGAAGACGGACGTTATGGTCAGCTCACTTATGTGCGCGTTTACCAAGGAAAACTTTCCAAGGGTATGACCATCTACAACATGTCGAACAATAAGAAACACAACGTCGGTCGACTCTGTCGAATGCACTCCGATGAGATGGAAGATATCGACTACGCGGAAGCGGGCGACATCATCGCTCTTTTCGGTATCGACTGTGCTTCCGGGGATACTTTTACCGACGGAAAACTTAAGGTTTCCATGGAGTCCATGTTCGTTGCGGCTCCGGTAATTTCCCTTACGATCGAAGCAAAAGAATCGAAACACTTAAACAACCTTGCAAAAGCGTTAAACCGTTTTACCAAGGAAGATCCGACTTTCCAAACTCACGTGGATGCTGAATCCGGTCAGACCATCATCAAAGGGATGGGAGAACTTCACCTCGAAGTTTATATCGAGCGTATGAAACGCGAGTACGGAGTAGAATTGATCACGGGAGCGCCTCAGGTTGCTTATCGTGAAACGATCACTTCCAAAGCGGACTTCGATTACACCCACAAAAAACAAACGGGTGGTCAAGGTCAGTTCGGTCGTGTTGCCGGTTATATCGAACCGATCCCACTCGAAGAAACCCTCAATTACGATTTCGTAAACAAGGTTGTCGGAGGATCGATTCCAAGAGAATACATCCAGTCGGTAGACAAAGGATTCAAGAGTTGCTTAGAGCGCGGATCTCTCATCGGATTCCCTATCATCGGAGTTCGTTGTGTGATCAACGACGGTGCTTATCATGATGTCGACTCTTCCGATATGGCGTTCCAAATCGCGGGTCGTTACGCGTTCCGCCAAGGATTCAACAAAGCGAATCCTCAAATTCTGGAACCGATCATGAAAGTCGAAGTGGATGGACCTTCCGAGTTCCAAGGAGCGATCCTCGGATCCCTGAACCAAAGACGCGGTATGATTCTTAACACAACCGAAGAGGACGCTTATTGCAAAACAGAAGCCGAAGTTCCTCTCGCGGATATGTTCGGATATTCCACAGTATTGCGTTCTTCAACTCAAGGTAAGGCTGAATTCTCTATGGAATTCTCCAGATACGCCCCTGTTCCAAGAAACGTAGCGGAAGAGTTGATGAAAAAATACAAGGTCAACAACAAAGACGAGGATTGATTTTCAAAAGAAAATTCATTCTTCCGAAAAGGAGCCGAAAGGCTCCTTTTTTTTGTCCTTTGCCCTTTCCGAGTCGGGGTTCCGACCAAAATTCTGCCGATACTGAAAGAAATGAACCGCGCCCTTTTTTCCAGCATCGGAATCTTCCTACTTTTTCCGATTCTCTCCGGGATCTTCGCGGCGGGATCGCAGAATCTTTCCTTTTACACCGTCGAAAAGGGAGATACTTACTATTCTCTGGGAAAAAAGTTCAAAGTCGATTATCATAAAATTATGGAATGGAACGGAAAGAAAAATACGGATTCTTTGATACCCGGTGAAAGATTGAAACTCGGAAAAACCGTTTCTCCGGGATCGGAAAAATCGAATCAGCCGGAAACCGCAAAAACCGTTTCGAAAAATACAAAACAGGTTCTTATCAGGGAAGAATCCTTCGACTCTTCCAAACCTTTCCTTCGATTTCCCCTAAAAAGCCGCGCGCCCGTTCAGAATCATTTTACAAAATTCAGCTTCGCTCCTCATAAGGGAGTTTTATTCAAAGCCTCCAGACACGACGAAGTTCGTCCGGCTTCTCCCGGAAAGGTTCTCATCGTGGACGAGATGGAAGGATATAAGAAATACGTAATATTAGAACATAAGAATGGATATTCGACCGTATACGCCAACCTGAAAAACGTAAACGTAAACGAAGGCGACACTGTGGATTCTTCCAAGGTTTTGGGTTCGTTGGAATCCGGAAAAGGACTCTACTTCCAGCTAAATCGCGGGAGCACGGCGATCGACCCGGGTTTACAAACGCGATCGGAATAGAACATAAGAAATATGGAATACGAACTCGTCAACGCCTGCATTGTAACCAAGGATCAATGGATCCCGAACGGAAGTATCGTGGTCAAAGACGGCGTCATCGCGTCCGTAAACGCGGGTGGACCTCCTTCCGGAAAAAGAATCCGATTGAATCTCAACGGGCTTTACGTTTATCCCGGTTTGATCAACGCGCACGATCATCTTTTGAGTACGTATCTTCCCAGAGTCGCTCCGAGCAAACCTTACTTAAACTGGCTTCCTTGGGACAACGATCTGAAATCCTCAATCGTATTTTCGGAAAGACAACAACTCGATCCGGAACAACTTTATCTTTTAGGTTCTTATAAAAATCTGATATCGGGCGTTACATCGGTTCAGGATCATATTCCTCATTTCGTTCAAGATCCGTTCGTCGAAACGATGCCCGTGAGAATTCTCAACAAATACTCGTTATCACACAGCATCTGCACGTATTCCTTGAATTGGGGAGAAGGACCCAAAGAAGAATATGCAAAAGCTCTAAAGAACGATTCTCCTTACATCACTCGAATCGCGGAAGGATTCGATTCCGAATCGAGGGATTCTTTGAGAACCCTTCATAAGTTAGGATGTCTCGGTGAACATACGGTTCTCGTACACGGAGTCGTTTTATCCGAATCGGACATCGCTTTGATCGCGGAAAAAAAGGCTCATTTGATTTGGTGCCCCGAGGCGAATCAATTTTTATACGAAAGAACCGCCGATATACGAGACGTATTGAAACACGGAATCAACGTCAGCCTCGGAACGGATTCGAGCATCTGCGGATCTCTCAATCTTTTGGAGGAAATTCGCGGAGCCAGAAAATTTTACCAAACCGAATACGGAGAGGATCTTTCTCCCAAAACACTTTTCGAAATGGTTACGTCTAATCCTGCAAAAGCGCTTAGAATCGAAAAACAACTCGGAAGCATCGAAGCCGGAAAAATCGCGGATTTAGTGATCC contains:
- the fusA gene encoding elongation factor G; the encoded protein is MSTAVAEFKPSEKLIKTRNIGISAHIDSGKTTLTERILFYTNKIHAIHEVRGKDGVGAKMDSMDLERERGITIQSAATYCQWKDHTINIIDTPGHVDFTVEVERSLRVLDSAILVLCGVAGVQSQSITVDRQMRRYNVPRVAFINKLDRTGANPFRVIDQLKEKLKHNAVPVQIPIGLENDLKGIVDLVKMKAFYFEGKDGMDIQEREIPDDLKELAQKKHEELLDAASMFSDELTEALLEGTPTEEMIKKAIRTGTIELKMTPVFMGSAFKNKGVQKLLDGVLDYLASPVDVKNKALDQNNNEEMIVLESNFEKPLVCLAFKLEDGRYGQLTYVRVYQGKLSKGMTIYNMSNNKKHNVGRLCRMHSDEMEDIDYAEAGDIIALFGIDCASGDTFTDGKLKVSMESMFVAAPVISLTIEAKESKHLNNLAKALNRFTKEDPTFQTHVDAESGQTIIKGMGELHLEVYIERMKREYGVELITGAPQVAYRETITSKADFDYTHKKQTGGQGQFGRVAGYIEPIPLEETLNYDFVNKVVGGSIPREYIQSVDKGFKSCLERGSLIGFPIIGVRCVINDGAYHDVDSSDMAFQIAGRYAFRQGFNKANPQILEPIMKVEVDGPSEFQGAILGSLNQRRGMILNTTEEDAYCKTEAEVPLADMFGYSTVLRSSTQGKAEFSMEFSRYAPVPRNVAEELMKKYKVNNKDED
- a CDS encoding TrkH family potassium uptake protein; amino-acid sequence: MYPLKLIKRNVNRIAKAFLLLSVARTLCLGFAMAILAGSFGIYVSESGRLSYTNSLYIATSSICVTGLSPVLLSELQRSTQLIMMFLIQIGGLGIITFTVLIGVLVVRGLSRSTRLASFVYEATDAHLARRLRDKKSDQHSGVLAPGKKKTEAEASYVRRMLISLFNISLSIEAVGATLLYFCMPETDRLPGTPSRLFLSVFTSISAFNNAGFSVVDDLSFLAKDPLCLLIIQFLIVMGGIGFPVIIFIEKSILEIIQKFMGKVEAVTETFMMRRTVLLGEDPPGWYIFVIATSVRLEERLEVYRKELFGDANRMQMAIIVLGSLLLIHIGGISILLIEYNNVETIGKMGFTEKLFNSFFLSVSSRTAGFNTFDITEIRSATYVLLCSLMFIGGGPQGAAGGIKITTFFILILYLKNVISPQARVQAWGEDVSKNSVAISTRIYFLATLSLVVFMFLISLANGNKHGIETIFFEVMSAFGTVGLSLGMTAYTNDVEKYLYIALMFMGRVGTFTLLIAFTGHSGLGDLGSKDDGLKIQVG
- a CDS encoding amidohydrolase family protein, with the protein product MEYELVNACIVTKDQWIPNGSIVVKDGVIASVNAGGPPSGKRIRLNLNGLYVYPGLINAHDHLLSTYLPRVAPSKPYLNWLPWDNDLKSSIVFSERQQLDPEQLYLLGSYKNLISGVTSVQDHIPHFVQDPFVETMPVRILNKYSLSHSICTYSLNWGEGPKEEYAKALKNDSPYITRIAEGFDSESRDSLRTLHKLGCLGEHTVLVHGVVLSESDIALIAEKKAHLIWCPEANQFLYERTADIRDVLKHGINVSLGTDSSICGSLNLLEEIRGARKFYQTEYGEDLSPKTLFEMVTSNPAKALRIEKQLGSIEAGKIADLVILTRNSEDPHINLCESDLNSVRLVIRDGVPVYGDVSLESFFEESGAAVEKIRIDNADKYLVASPGKLLESLVISLGYKKDLAFFPAQKEFDNFE
- a CDS encoding LIC_10271 family cell wall hydrolase, encoding MNRALFSSIGIFLLFPILSGIFAAGSQNLSFYTVEKGDTYYSLGKKFKVDYHKIMEWNGKKNTDSLIPGERLKLGKTVSPGSEKSNQPETAKTVSKNTKQVLIREESFDSSKPFLRFPLKSRAPVQNHFTKFSFAPHKGVLFKASRHDEVRPASPGKVLIVDEMEGYKKYVILEHKNGYSTVYANLKNVNVNEGDTVDSSKVLGSLESGKGLYFQLNRGSTAIDPGLQTRSE